In a single window of the Nocardioides sp. L-11A genome:
- the cbiE gene encoding precorrin-6y C5,15-methyltransferase (decarboxylating) subunit CbiE, with amino-acid sequence MGGLITVVGIGADGHLPPPSRGLVGSAEVLLGGERHLDLVPDVPGQVRRPWPRPLDALPGVLREHAGRRVVALASGDPLVSGIGTTLVRLLGAEAVEIVPAVSSASLARARMGWSAEESAVVTLVGRDVDALRRELAPGRRLLVLSSDERTPTAVAALLADAGFGASAIHVLGDLGGPDESRTTYPDGPVPRLHVLAIEVAGEGFASWASGLPDDAFEHDGQLTKRDVRASALARLAPAPHQRLWDVGAGAGSVAIEWLRAHPLTSAHAVECNEERAERIGRNASRLGVPRLDVVTGRAPDALAALPTPDAVFVGGGATADGLLDLCRDRLAVGGRLVAHGVTLETERMLVDAFHRHGGELTRLGVEHVTPLGGRFTGWTPARAVVQWSWTKESQQ; translated from the coding sequence ATGGGTGGACTGATCACGGTCGTCGGCATCGGCGCCGACGGCCATCTCCCCCCACCTTCCCGCGGCCTGGTCGGCAGTGCCGAGGTGCTGCTGGGCGGCGAACGTCACCTGGACCTCGTCCCCGACGTGCCGGGCCAGGTACGACGACCGTGGCCGCGCCCGCTCGACGCGCTCCCCGGCGTACTGCGCGAGCATGCCGGCCGCCGCGTCGTCGCGCTGGCGTCGGGCGACCCGCTGGTGTCGGGGATCGGTACGACGCTGGTGCGCCTGCTCGGCGCCGAGGCCGTCGAGATCGTCCCCGCCGTGTCGTCGGCGTCCCTCGCCCGCGCCCGGATGGGCTGGTCCGCCGAGGAGTCCGCGGTCGTCACGCTGGTCGGCCGCGACGTCGACGCGCTGCGCCGCGAACTCGCCCCCGGCCGCCGGCTGCTGGTGCTGTCGTCGGACGAGCGCACCCCCACGGCGGTCGCCGCACTGCTCGCGGACGCCGGGTTCGGCGCGAGCGCGATCCACGTGCTGGGCGATCTGGGCGGCCCGGACGAGAGCCGCACGACGTACCCCGACGGGCCGGTCCCGCGACTGCACGTCCTGGCGATCGAGGTCGCCGGCGAGGGGTTCGCCAGCTGGGCCTCCGGCCTGCCCGACGACGCCTTCGAGCACGACGGCCAGCTCACCAAGCGCGATGTCCGCGCGAGCGCCCTCGCCCGGCTGGCCCCCGCACCCCACCAGCGGCTGTGGGACGTCGGCGCCGGCGCCGGCTCGGTCGCGATCGAGTGGCTGCGCGCACACCCGCTGACCTCGGCCCACGCCGTCGAGTGCAACGAGGAGCGGGCCGAGCGGATCGGCCGCAACGCGAGCCGGCTCGGCGTACCCCGTCTCGACGTCGTCACCGGCCGGGCGCCCGACGCCCTCGCCGCCCTGCCCACCCCCGACGCGGTCTTCGTCGGCGGTGGCGCGACGGCCGACGGACTCCTCGACCTGTGCCGTGATCGGCTCGCGGTCGGCGGCCGGCTGGTCGCGCACGGCGTCACCCTGGAGACCGAACGGATGCTGGTCGACGCCTTCCACCGCCATGGCGGTGAGCTGACCCGGCTGGGCGTCGAGCACGTGACGCCGCTGGGCGGGCGGTTCACCGGCTGGACGCCGGCCCGCGCCGTCGTGCAGTGGTCCTGGACCAAGGAGAGCCAGCAGTGA
- the cobJ gene encoding precorrin-3B C(17)-methyltransferase — MPGRFLVVGIGPGDPELITRKAERLIRAAPVVAFHAGVRKESHARRIAAGLIPTGAIEEELRYPVTTGTTDHPGGYVGALAAFYDACEDRLAAHLDAGRDVVLLAEGDPLFYGSSMYLVDRFRDRFEVEVVPGVPAFAAATATVPAPLVRQTDVLTVLPGTLPEPELARRLADTDGAVIMKLGRTFPAVRSALAAAGRLEGALYVERASQPEERWLPVAEVDADAVPYFSLIVVPGDAARAVSADRMRAGRERTDWAETAAPGPEMLRFGTKPQPAELLVIGLGPGPDGWLTPEANAALADVEHVVGYAPYVNRVPQRPGLQRHASGNTVEVDRARFALDLALRGERVAVVSGGDAGVFGMAAAVFEAAADPAHPEHATVPVRVLPGVSAVQAVAARAGAPIGADFAVLSLSDRLKPWPVVERRLRAIAEADLVLGVYNPASRSRREQVVEMQKILLEHRSPDTVVIVGRDVGRGEESLTVTRLGLLDTDSIDMKCLLIIGASSTRVEPNGTVWTPRWVD; from the coding sequence GTGCCCGGCCGCTTCCTCGTCGTCGGCATCGGCCCCGGCGACCCCGAGCTGATCACCCGCAAGGCCGAGCGGCTCATCCGCGCGGCGCCGGTCGTCGCCTTCCACGCCGGCGTGCGCAAGGAGTCCCACGCGCGGCGGATCGCCGCCGGCCTGATCCCCACCGGGGCGATCGAGGAGGAGCTGCGCTACCCGGTCACCACCGGGACCACCGACCACCCCGGCGGGTACGTCGGCGCGCTGGCCGCCTTCTACGACGCCTGCGAGGACCGACTGGCCGCGCACCTGGACGCGGGCCGCGACGTCGTCCTCCTCGCCGAGGGCGACCCGCTGTTCTACGGCTCGTCGATGTACCTCGTCGACCGCTTCCGCGACCGGTTCGAGGTCGAGGTGGTGCCCGGGGTTCCGGCCTTCGCCGCCGCGACCGCGACCGTCCCGGCCCCGCTGGTGCGGCAGACCGACGTGCTCACCGTGCTGCCCGGCACGCTGCCGGAGCCGGAGCTCGCCCGGCGCCTCGCCGACACCGACGGCGCGGTCATCATGAAGCTCGGCCGGACCTTCCCCGCCGTCCGATCCGCGCTCGCCGCCGCGGGCCGGCTGGAGGGCGCGCTGTACGTCGAGCGCGCCTCCCAGCCCGAGGAGCGCTGGCTGCCGGTCGCCGAGGTGGATGCCGACGCGGTGCCGTACTTCTCGCTGATCGTGGTGCCCGGTGACGCGGCCCGCGCGGTCTCGGCGGACCGGATGCGGGCGGGCCGGGAACGCACCGATTGGGCAGAGACTGCAGCTCCAGGGCCCGAAATGTTGCGGTTTGGGACCAAACCGCAGCCCGCGGAGCTCCTCGTCATCGGTCTCGGCCCCGGCCCGGACGGCTGGCTGACCCCCGAGGCGAACGCGGCGCTGGCGGACGTCGAGCACGTGGTCGGCTACGCGCCGTACGTCAACCGGGTGCCCCAGCGCCCCGGACTCCAGCGGCACGCGTCGGGCAACACCGTCGAGGTCGACCGGGCCCGGTTCGCGCTCGACCTCGCGCTGCGCGGCGAGCGGGTGGCCGTGGTGTCCGGCGGCGACGCCGGCGTGTTCGGCATGGCCGCCGCCGTCTTCGAGGCGGCCGCCGACCCGGCGCACCCCGAGCACGCGACCGTGCCGGTCCGCGTCCTCCCGGGCGTGAGCGCGGTGCAGGCCGTCGCCGCTCGCGCGGGCGCCCCGATCGGCGCGGACTTCGCGGTCCTCAGCCTCTCGGACCGGCTCAAGCCGTGGCCGGTCGTCGAGCGCCGGCTGCGCGCGATCGCGGAGGCCGACCTGGTGCTCGGCGTCTACAACCCGGCCTCGCGCTCGCGACGCGAGCAGGTCGTCGAGATGCAGAAGATCCTGCTGGAGCACCGCTCCCCCGACACCGTCGTGATCGTCGGCCGCGACGTGGGCCGCGGCGAGGAGTCGCTGACGGTCACCAGGCTCGGGCTGCTCGACACCGACAGCATCGACATGAAGTGCCTGCTCATCATCGGCGCCTCCTCGACCCGGGTGGAGCCGAACGGCACGGTCTGGACGCCGCGATGGGTGGACTGA
- a CDS encoding precorrin-8X methylmutase, with protein MTELTAPPRRYDYVADGPAIYVDSFATIRRESDLSRVPAEAEKVAVRMIHGSGQTDLVRDLVIHPRLVPAARAALDAGAPILCDARMVAMGITAGRLPAENPVHCFLTDERVPSLAATWSTTRTAAAVSLWEPLLDGAVVAIGNAPTALFHLLELILAGGPRPAAVVGCPVGFIGAAESKDALASFADEHGIDIPFVTVRGRRGGSAMASSAVNALAQEEE; from the coding sequence ATGACCGAGCTCACCGCTCCCCCGCGACGCTACGACTATGTCGCCGACGGCCCGGCGATCTACGTCGACTCGTTCGCGACCATCCGCCGCGAGTCGGACCTGTCCCGGGTGCCGGCCGAGGCCGAGAAGGTCGCGGTCCGGATGATCCACGGCAGCGGGCAGACCGACCTGGTCCGCGACCTGGTCATCCACCCACGGCTGGTGCCCGCTGCCCGGGCGGCGCTCGACGCCGGCGCGCCGATCCTGTGCGACGCCCGGATGGTCGCGATGGGGATCACCGCCGGCCGTCTGCCCGCCGAGAACCCGGTGCACTGCTTCCTCACCGACGAGCGGGTGCCGTCGCTGGCGGCCACGTGGTCGACGACCCGTACGGCGGCTGCGGTGTCGCTGTGGGAACCGCTCCTCGACGGCGCGGTGGTCGCCATCGGCAACGCCCCCACCGCCCTCTTCCACCTGCTCGAGCTGATCCTGGCCGGTGGCCCGCGACCGGCCGCCGTCGTCGGCTGCCCGGTCGGCTTCATCGGCGCCGCCGAGTCCAAGGACGCACTCGCCTCCTTCGCCGACGAGCACGGAATCGACATCCCGTTCGTCACCGTGCGCGGTCGCCGCGGCGGTTCCGCGATGGCCTCCTCGGCGGTCAACGCCCTCGCCCAGGAGGAGGAGTGA
- a CDS encoding nitrite reductase: MAQTARSRPDRCPGVVHPWPADDGGLVRIRVPGGRVALPALRALAEVAERYGDGRVRVTGRANLQVRAMPLSPAGLLDDDALAALEATGLLPSRAHDRVRNVLVSPQTGLAGGRADLRPVLAALDALLLADDALAGLPGRFLFTLDDGRGDLADKHLDLGLVALDAATAQLRVGERWGGVVPLHDAPAALVALARAFLAARGTGPHAPWHVPELSVPLAPPVPPAPGAAAATGPLPLGPVAGGRHLAVPDDGLDPTTIAAWTAPTVIVTPWHGVLIPEENR; the protein is encoded by the coding sequence ATGGCGCAGACTGCGCGGAGCCGACCCGACCGGTGCCCCGGTGTCGTGCACCCGTGGCCCGCCGACGACGGCGGGCTGGTGCGGATCCGGGTCCCCGGGGGCCGGGTCGCGCTGCCGGCGCTACGGGCGCTGGCCGAGGTCGCCGAGAGGTACGGCGACGGCCGGGTGCGGGTCACCGGGCGGGCCAACCTGCAGGTGCGGGCCATGCCGCTGTCCCCCGCGGGCCTCCTCGACGACGACGCGCTGGCCGCGCTCGAGGCGACCGGACTGCTGCCCTCACGTGCCCACGACCGGGTCCGCAACGTGCTGGTCTCGCCGCAGACCGGTCTCGCCGGCGGCCGCGCCGACCTGCGGCCCGTGCTCGCCGCTCTCGACGCGCTGCTGTTGGCCGACGACGCGCTGGCCGGCCTGCCGGGCCGGTTCCTGTTCACCCTCGACGACGGCCGTGGTGACCTCGCCGACAAGCACCTCGACCTCGGCCTGGTCGCGCTCGACGCCGCGACCGCCCAGCTGCGGGTCGGCGAGCGGTGGGGCGGCGTGGTCCCTCTCCACGACGCGCCCGCCGCCCTGGTCGCGCTGGCGCGGGCCTTCCTCGCCGCCCGCGGCACCGGGCCGCATGCCCCGTGGCACGTCCCCGAGCTGTCCGTCCCCCTCGCGCCGCCCGTCCCGCCCGCACCTGGCGCCGCCGCCGCGACCGGGCCGCTCCCCCTCGGCCCGGTCGCCGGGGGCCGGCATCTCGCCGTCCCCGACGACGGGCTGGACCCGACGACCATCGCGGCCTGGACCGCACCGACCGTGATCGTGACGCCCTGGCACGGCGTGCTCATCCCCGAGGAGAACCGATGA
- a CDS encoding Nif3-like dinuclear metal center hexameric protein has product MPSLKDVVDLVHGWYPPATADSWDAVGLVYGDPEQPVKKVLLAVDPTPEVAAEAADWKADLLLVHHPLFLKGVHGVAATTPKGRTLHTLAKADCALLTAHTNADQAVGGVSEAFAVALGLKDLSPIIPAPTGPSGPLDKLTVFVPSDAAAPVRAAVAEAGAGRIGDYDFASFTSAPGEGRFRPLDGASPMIGTVGELETVDEVRIEVVLPRGRRAAVVRAMLAAHPYEEPAYDVVELADPQLADVGTGRVGTVEPTTLAGFAEAVAAALPPTRHGVRVAGDPDRPVRRVAVCGGAGDFLLDRLAGSDADVYVTSDLRHHPAAEFLEKGGPALIDVAHWAAEWTWLPVVDQLLRGALGALGETVETRVSAISTDPWTMRL; this is encoded by the coding sequence ATGCCTTCCCTCAAGGACGTCGTCGACCTGGTCCACGGCTGGTACCCGCCCGCGACCGCCGACAGCTGGGACGCGGTCGGGCTCGTGTACGGCGACCCGGAGCAGCCGGTGAAGAAGGTGCTGCTGGCCGTCGATCCCACCCCGGAGGTCGCCGCGGAGGCTGCGGACTGGAAGGCCGACCTGCTGCTCGTCCACCACCCGCTCTTCCTCAAGGGCGTCCACGGCGTCGCGGCCACCACCCCCAAGGGCCGCACCCTGCACACGCTGGCCAAGGCGGACTGCGCGCTGCTCACCGCCCACACCAACGCCGACCAGGCCGTCGGCGGCGTGTCCGAGGCGTTCGCCGTCGCGCTGGGCCTCAAAGACCTCAGCCCCATCATCCCGGCGCCGACGGGGCCCTCGGGGCCGCTCGACAAGCTCACCGTCTTCGTCCCCTCCGACGCGGCCGCGCCGGTGCGGGCCGCGGTCGCCGAGGCCGGGGCCGGCCGGATCGGCGACTACGACTTCGCGTCCTTCACCAGCGCTCCCGGTGAGGGTCGGTTCCGGCCTCTCGACGGCGCCAGCCCGATGATCGGCACGGTCGGTGAGCTCGAGACCGTCGACGAGGTCCGGATCGAGGTCGTCCTGCCACGCGGACGCCGGGCGGCCGTGGTCCGCGCGATGCTCGCGGCCCATCCCTACGAGGAGCCGGCGTACGACGTCGTGGAGCTCGCCGACCCGCAGCTCGCCGACGTGGGGACCGGTCGCGTGGGCACCGTCGAGCCGACCACCCTGGCCGGCTTCGCGGAGGCGGTCGCCGCGGCGCTTCCGCCGACCCGGCACGGCGTGCGGGTGGCGGGCGACCCCGACCGCCCGGTACGCCGGGTCGCGGTCTGCGGGGGCGCCGGCGACTTCCTGCTCGACCGGCTCGCCGGCTCCGACGCCGACGTCTACGTCACCAGCGACCTGCGCCACCATCCGGCCGCGGAGTTCCTCGAGAAGGGCGGCCCCGCGCTCATCGACGTCGCGCACTGGGCGGCCGAGTGGACCTGGCTGCCCGTCGTCGACCAGCTGCTGCGCGGTGCGCTCGGGGCGCTCGGCGAGACGGTGGAGACCCGGGTGAGCGCGATCTCCACCGACCCTTGGACAATGCGCCTGTGA
- a CDS encoding C4-type zinc ribbon domain-containing protein has product MNADPAAQLRLLDLQALDAQVDQLRHQRGNPAEAAEIKDLLGKRVDVDGRLRDQRIVVDDLATAQAKADADVEQVRARRTRDRERMDSGAVADPKALERMQHELESLERRITTLEDEELEVMEQLEEAQSALAELTAAVEDLDGRLGVLTTSRDEKIAALDAEIATVSGGRETIVAEIPADLLALYEKLRASKGGIGVGALRARQCGGCQLTLDAGELAAIRATPAETVLRHEECQRILVRTPESGL; this is encoded by the coding sequence GTGAACGCCGACCCCGCCGCCCAGCTCCGCCTGCTCGATCTGCAGGCCCTCGACGCGCAGGTCGACCAGCTGCGCCACCAGCGCGGCAACCCGGCCGAGGCCGCGGAGATCAAGGACCTGCTCGGCAAGCGGGTCGACGTCGACGGCCGGCTGCGCGACCAGCGCATCGTCGTCGACGACCTCGCCACGGCCCAGGCCAAGGCCGACGCCGACGTCGAGCAGGTCCGGGCCCGCCGGACCCGCGACCGCGAGCGGATGGACTCCGGCGCCGTCGCCGACCCCAAGGCCCTCGAGCGCATGCAGCACGAGCTCGAATCCCTGGAGCGCCGGATCACGACCCTGGAGGACGAGGAGCTCGAGGTCATGGAGCAGCTCGAGGAGGCGCAGTCGGCGCTGGCCGAGCTGACCGCCGCGGTCGAGGACCTCGACGGCAGGCTGGGCGTGCTCACCACCTCCCGCGACGAGAAGATCGCCGCCCTCGACGCCGAGATCGCGACGGTCTCCGGCGGCCGCGAGACGATCGTCGCCGAGATCCCCGCGGACCTGCTCGCCCTCTACGAGAAGCTGCGTGCCAGCAAGGGCGGCATCGGCGTCGGCGCCCTCCGGGCCCGCCAGTGCGGCGGCTGCCAGCTCACCCTCGACGCCGGCGAGCTCGCGGCCATCCGGGCCACCCCCGCCGAGACCGTGCTGCGGCACGAGGAGTGCCAGCGGATCCTGGTCCGCACCCCCGAGAGCGGTCTGTGA